The Pelodiscus sinensis isolate JC-2024 chromosome 32, ASM4963464v1, whole genome shotgun sequence genomic sequence ggACACACGCTGCGGGACATTGTACAAACAACAACACCTTCCTGTAATCATGTGATCTCATGTCCATTCACCGACAAAACTGTAGAAACTGCCTGACCACCTTAACCCTGAGTTatctcctgccctgccacacGGCTGAGTTCAGCAAAACTCAGACACCTCTGAAAACAAGAAAATTCATAGTGAAGGTTAACACcaaataaccttaactctgccccttggAATCTGGCAGCACCCCCTGGGAATTGGCAGCATGCGCTGCCGCTGCATTCTCTGGGCTCGGCGTAGCTGTAATGACTAACGCAGGGAATATCAGAGCCTATTGGCCGAGCTGTTGCTGTGCtttgtgggaggggcaggggtaccCTGACGGATCAATCATGCCTCGTTTCAGTGCTAAGCAGCGTAGGTTCTGTTCCTTCCCATGGGGACTGTCAGCAGCCTGGGGTCGGACATGACAGTGATctccaggcctgggggaggggtacgtTCAACCCCAGGCGTGCACAAAGTAACGGTAACAACCACGACGTGTTAATGTCACCTGACCAGTTAGGGGCTGTTTGTGTCTCACTCACCCCCGGCTCAAATGTCCTCAAATTTGGGCCActaaccccaccccagacactGGCGAGTCACAGCAGTTTTCAAGACAATCCAAGCATGAGTCGGGGTTTTTGAGAGTTTAGGAAACAACGTTAATAACCTGCCACCTGCAGTTCCAATGAAGCTTCTTCAGAAAAGACACCGGACTGGAAAAAACACGTGTACTGCCCCTCGTCGGAGGGCCGGATATCGTGTATTCTCAGGGAAACTTTCCCGTCGATGATGTTGTGTTTGAAGAGCTCTGTTCTCCCTCGGTACTCCGGCATCTGCTCTCCGAACTGGTCCTGCCCGTCGCGGTACACATGCACGGCTTCAGAGAACCGGGATCGGGACCATCTCACCTCCATGCTCTCGGCGCTCATCCGGGGGGAGAGGTGGCAGGACAGGACGGCCTCCCCCCCCAGGGAGGCGGCGATGGGGTGCTCAGGTCCCGTCACTGTGAACTGTGCTGGGAAACGGACAAGGAGAAAACTTTCAGAGGCTAGTCTGTGTCGGCACAAACAACagggagtcctgcggcaccttgaAGCCCCTGATCAGTTCTCATCCAGCTTTTATACCCAAACGCTTTTGTTTTCTTGGGCTTCTGGGATCTGGTCTAATGCAGTTCATGCAATTCTCCCTGGGCTGGTActtccctggagctgtgacctgccccacccctcagggATTGTGAatggcacattggaaaaaataaaatatggcAGATTGGGAAAAAGAATCCCAACTCGACATGCGATGGGATGGAGAGTAATTTGGCTACtgaagagagatcttggagtcactgtggatagatCTGTGCAAACACCCACGCCATGTGCAGCAGCCGTCAAAAAAGCAGAcaacgttaggaatcattaaaaatgggatggagaataagacggagaatctcttattgcctctgtatggGAACCTACACGGGATGCCCACATCTTCgatactacatacagatgtggttgcctcatctccaaaaatatCTTTTGGCgctggaaaaggtccagaaaagggcTACAAGCTCACAGAGCGGTTTGAAACAGGCTCCAGaggaagggagattaaaaagtctgagccttttcagcttagaaaagaggagacaaaggggggctaGGAGAGAGGGCTATACAAttatgaaaaaagtgaataaggaaaagttattgatttGTGCTCGTAATattagaactaggggtcacccaatgaaatgaataggcagcaggtttaaaacaaaccaaaggaagtttttcttcacacagcgcacagtcaacctgtggaactcctcgccggaggacgTGACGACCAGGACTTTAGGGTTCAAAAATGACCTaggtacattcatggaggtttggcccatcaatggctgagtcaggatgggtagggatagtggccctagcctgtttgtcagaggctgggaatgggggacggGGGTAGGAAttacgtgaggattccctgttctgttccctccctctggggcacctggtgtgggccactcttggcagacaggaccctgctgggctgctctgaTGTTCGTAAATTCTGAAGAGGATGGGGGAGCCCTCTCCCATGACACAGGTTGCTATCTGAACCCCAAAAAGGTGCCTATAAACATGCATAGGAACCACTGATGGAGGGgggcagcctaggaaagactCCGTCTGGAACAGTATTTAGGGGGAGAAATATTAGTtacataattaacgaggctctgtttttgtggaagaggcttttgcgcatttgcttcaggaagaacggctcttgcagaagaaggaatttttgcgcagaaaggagtttcattaattatgcaaatgagacccaACGATATTCCACggtttgcctcatttgcatattttctgtgcaAAATGGAGGCCGGGTCGACATAGCCTCGGTGCGCAGCGGCCGTtacaaaagcaaacaggatgttaggaatcatttaacaagggatcgagaataagacggagaagaTCGTATTGCCCTTAAATAAAACCCTGggacgcccacagcttgaatcctGCAGACAGACTGGTCGCCTCGTCCCAAAAAAGTTCTTAAACGGGCAACGAAAATgcggaggggtttggaacgggtcccataggaagagggattaaaaagacggggacttttcagcttagaaaagaggaggccgGAGCACCTAcctggggccagcctgggagcccacagcaggaggcagagcgtGAGGTACCCGGGCAGCGTGGAGCCAGGGGGGGATGTGGGATCCTTCCCCGTCATCGTCGCTGGGTCTGGGGGAACAGGAGCAACAACAAACCAGCGGGCAAGTGAGGGGGAGGCAGCGACAGCCCCTCGGCCGCTTGAATCTCCCGGCCCGGCCCATGGCTCAGTGATACGGCCACTAGCGCACTGCCCGGTACCCACAGACCCAGAGCAGAGGGGCCCCGGTTCCCCGCTCTGGCAAAGAGACGGCCGGcgcagcagggctgcaggtgggACACTCCCAGACGGGCTTCCGGCAGCTCCCAGGGCTCCTGCAGGCCGGCCGTGTCGGCAGCCCCGTGCGCCGCACCAGAACCGTCGAGTCACTGAGCACtggacgggaagggacctcgaggtcagagcagggggccgggagaaGAGTCGCGGgtgcaatttttcctttgacttgCCGCATGCAGCTCACCAGCCGCCGGtcggccacccctgatctaggtgTGGCTAGAACTGCTGGGCTTGCTCCGGTAGCGATGTGGATCCAGAGCAGGTGCGTTTGTCGGGGCCTCCTTTGCATTTTGAATTCGGAGAAATCCGAGCCTTACAAATCTGCGGATTGAAccgttcccttcccctccctccttctgatCGTTCTTTGTTTTAACGGCACCCTCCTGCGCCGGAATGAAATTCGATGAAACCAACCCGCGGACACGTACTGGCCCGCCACTGAGTTTTTCTGCTTCTCGGCTGCCAGGTGTGAAATCCCCCTCACTTCCTGCAGTCGCTGCCCGTCCCCCCGGAGTTTCACCCGGGGAAACCGGTGCCTGGGGGTTTCTGCGGCAGCGAGCCAGAGTTCTGGGGACTCCCCCCGGGCTGGCAGGAGGGTCTTGTGGCCTTTTCACGCAAGAGCCGTAACtccaaaaggagttattcctcgtggggacaGGACGAACCCTCCCCGCTACAGCCCTGTTCTGCCGACtgacttgcgcaaaaacgcgcctGAGGTGTGGCCGCCCCgctgggttttgcgcaaaagccttgtagtgcagacacagcctgagaaAGCGAAGTGACTTTCACCCCGGCTGTGTCCAGATTTGGCGCCCAGCGTGTAGACAGGATCCGGGGAACCAGAAGGGCCGAGGAACACGCGGCCAAGGCAGGTtgtggcagctccttccctgggTTTAGAGACAAGCAACCCTGCGccttggcagggggtgggggaaggcccCTGAGGTCCCTTCCCGCCCTGCGGCTCCATGTGTCAAACAGAAAACACACAGGGGACAGCtcagcccgggggccggatgaGACTCCGGATGCAGGTTTCGGTTCGAATGTGGAGAACCCGGACAACTGAAGGGCGAGGAGCCGGGAGAAACAATTTTATCGGCTCTGCTTTTATGGGGCcacctgatcccccccccccaaacaggctCAGTCTGGCGAGaaggaggcagagggggaatTGCATTTCAGAACGACGGGGGAGACTTACCAAGGTCCCCGCGTGAGTGtccagacctgccccccttcccagggCATTCTGCCCCGGCTGAGATGGCGACCGGcggtggggagcagcagcaggaaggcgCAGGCCGAGCGCGGGTACAAAGGTAACACTAGGAGCAGCCGTTTATTGAGCGGCCGAGGGGAGGGGTGTCCCATGGCGCCTCTGGGGTCAGAGTCTCCGCTCTAGGGCCCATCGCTGACCTGTGTTCTGgtgggaaaggaaaaggaaacgCTCCACGGACGACGGTTCCAGACCCCAGGGGGAAAGCgacacggggggggggaacctttttcaggccgggggctgcaggcccactgaaaaatcaggggGGGCCAGacccaagtgagaaacaaaccCAGCAGGCGGGTCCCCCCGGGCCTTGCTGCCCTTCCTTCGCTCCTACagtcccggggggaggggggggcagggctgggtccaGCCCCCTCAGGAAGCCACAGGGAGATTCAGCCACCGAGTTTGAAAGTCGTTTGAgccctgggcgggcggggacgcAGCTGCCGGGGACtggaggctgcagcagcctgtCGTGTGGGGGACGGAGCAGCCCTCGGCTCGGCCCCCACAGCCTGGGGTCTTGTCAGCCGCACGACTCCCCCTCGTCCCCAGCTCCCTCCACACAGGACACAACCTCCTGCCATGTCCCCCCCAACTTCCCAGCCGCCCTGACACAGCCgcacccctgggagcagcgggctggctggcagggaggggagcaggatcgggccctgtccatgcaggagcagggggaTCTGGAGGGGTCTGACCCGAGaaagggggggtctctggcagggtgggggctgaggtcCGGGTGGCTGAAGTTGCCCAGCGGGCCAGGACCTGCTCCCATCCGCACGTGCGACCGGTAGCGACACCCTAACCTGGCCGGGCACTAGGGACGTGCAGGGGAGCCTGTGACCAGTGAGCGTGGGGTGACCGAGGCGCTGGCCAGTTCACCGGTGTCTGAGCCCAGCCGGCTGGGGGGAGACGGGtcgggcagggctgagcctggggcagccagCGGGACCCTGGCGCCAGGGGTCCAACTTGGCCGGGGCAGGCCAGCAGggaccccacccccgccccgagCGGCCCAGGCGGTTCCGGGTTCAATTTAGCCAATTCACACGTTAGCCGTGGAAACGCGCGTTCCCGCCCCCACTCGGCATGTCAGTTTTAGCCGCAGCGACCCCCCAAGTGCCGGGTTCCTGCTCcgtgctcccgcctgccccggcATCTCCTGCCCCATCCGTAGCACGAGCCCGAATCCAGGGCAGCCAGGGGCCGTCGGGGGCCTTCGGGGCCAAGTCAGCGGTTGCAGACCCAGCTTAGCCGCTGGGGGGTGCAAACCCCACAGGACCCAGTTCAGCCGGATGAGACCCCAGGGCACCGCGCCAGCCGGACCGGAGTCCCCTGGGGGCCCGGCTGCTCCCTCCTGGGGGGGACCTGCCCTGGCCGAAGACCCTTCCTGGGTTTCGTACGGGCAGGGTCCGTTTTACGCCCTGGTTCCCCCGGGGGGGTGTCCCGCTGCAAAGAGTTGGGGAGACGCCTGCCCTCCCCTCACACGTTGTCCCTCCCtggcatggggcagagcagacgGGCCTGGGCGCTGCTGCCACTAGGCCGCACAGCCCCAGGGGTGACTCGGCCCATGTAGAGCCGCCAGGGCGGGGAACGCCGGAGGGGAACGGCCCCCTCGCAGCCCCTTGGGCCGGTGGCCAGGCACTCACAGCCGGAGGGATCCCAGACGGATTCCTCATCCCAGCGCGGCCCCCCGGGATCAACTCCGGCGCCGTCGTCCCGTTGGATCGGAAGGAGCAGACCTGTCCAGCCGTCCCTACGCAGCACTGCCGGGCGGTAACGTGCCACGTCTCCTACCGACCGCCCAGCCCAGCGTCAGGAACCGTCACCTGGGGGAGCCGTCGGCCGGCCCATCCTCCTTCCACTGCACACGGGGGCCTGTCGGGATGAGTCCTGGGGggctctgatcccatttggggagcgGGTTTCCCAGGGAGCCGGGCCCCAAACTGCAGCCGTCGAGGGATTCAGTGTCTGTGGTGCTCTTCAGCAGGCAGGGATATCAGCTCGGTGCCgtgtctggggggagcaggggagctggcccaggaggtgtctggggggagcaggggagctggcccagggagtgtctggggggagcaggggagccggcccagggggtgtctggggggagcaggggagccggcccAGGGAgtgtctggggggagcagggagctggcccagggggtgtctggggggagcaggggagccggcccAGGAGGTgtccggggggagcagggagctggcccagggggtgtctggggggagcaggggagccggcccAGGAGGTgtccggggggagcaggggagctggcccagggggtgtctgggggggagcagggagctggcccagggggtctctgggggaagcaggggagccggcccagggggtgtctggggggagcaggggagccagCGCAGGGGGtctctggggggagcaggggagctggcccagggggtgtctgggggagcaggggagctggcccagggggtgtctggggggagcaggggagctggcccagggggtgtctggggggagcagggagctggcccagggggtatctggggggagcaggggagccatCGCAGGGGGtctctggggggagcaggggagctggcccagggggtgtctggggagagcaggggagctggcccagagggtgtctggggggagcaggggagctggcccagggagtgtctggggggagcaggggagctggcccagggggtgtctcgggggagcaggggagctggcccagggagtgtctggggggagcaggggagccggcccagggggtgtctggggggagcaggggagccggcccAGGGAgtgtctggggggagcagggagctggcccagggggtgtctggggggagcaggggagccggcccAGGAGGTgtccggggggagcagggagctggcccagggggtgtctggggggagcaggggagccggcccAGGAGGTgtccggggggagcaggggagccagCCCAGGAGGTgtccggggggagcagggagctggcccagggggtgtctgggaagagcagggagctggcccagggggtgtccggggggagcaggggagccggcccAGGGGGTgtccggggggagcaggggagctggcccagggggtgtccggggggagcagggagctggcccagggggtgtctgggaagagcagggagctggcccagggggtgtctggggggagcagggagccggcccagggggtgtctgggaagagcagggagccggcccagggggtgtctggggggagcagggagccagcccaGGGGGTgtccggggggagcagggagctggcccagcaggaccgggcggtGAGACGCCCCGAGAGCGGGAAGACGAGTGTCTCTGTCAGCACCCCGGGAAACACCCCCAAGGGGTCTCCTGCGCCCGCCCCCGTTACACACGCGTGTGAAATCAGAATGTGCAAGTGCACAGACTGGTGGGGGGggtgctgctccccctctgccggGTAACGGGTTACACGTCCCAGGCCCCCTGGccgctggctgggctggggggtgacAAGTCCAGGGGCCCGCGTGTGGACACTCAACGTGCGCGATACACGAGGAGCTGGCGATGTCTCGCTGGCCTGCCGGGTAGGGTTGCCGGATGGTGGAACAAAAATACCGAATAAAACCACCGGAGCGTCTGGGTTGATACCAGACAGACCCGTACGGGCGGCTGCTGTGCAGGAAACGCGCGGAGAGAACAGAGCTGGGCAGATCGACGCGCCCGCTGTTCCCCTCAGACGTCCTGTCGAGTGGAATGTCCGTCGGCGTGTTGGGTATTTGGGGTGAAACCACCCGGCAGAAGGAGATAAATGGGCGCTGGGGGGAGATGAGGGGTTCTGGGGGGCATGAGAAGAGGAGGGGGAATAAGGAGCCCctagggggcaggggaagtggggggcactgggggaaatgggggcgctggggggcagggagatggggtggCACTAGGACTAGGGGGAAGTGGGGtaccctgtgggggaggggagggcttggGGGTCGGGCCCCCCCGAGCTCGGCAGTGATGCTTTGCAACCGTGGTAACCAACGAgcagggaggggggcgcagctgggCGGACCCCTCGTTAGCACAGACACAAAACCAAAACTCTCTTCTCTGCTTCCGTCCACTGACTGAACTCACTGAACTTTAGAGCAAAGAAATAAACATTGAactaaaaggacttaatttaatCCAATAAAATAACCGATATTGCTGAGAGATGCATCTGACATTGCTCTGCTATTAAACTCCACTGCTGCATTGCTAAACCTGACATACCAGTATCAAAAGCTACAGAtttcccctccctttcttccACCCAGCCTGGGACTCCTCAGGGCTCCCCCAAGGGCTTTTCCCTCCACGGCAGCCCAGGCAGCTCTCCGCTTCACTGGGGTGTATTTCTCTTTGCCAGCCAGCCCCGGATCAGATCTGTCCTGCCTCTGCGAGTGCCTGGGGGTCCGGCCGCGCCTCGGAGCCCAGAACCGCCCgcaaggcctcaggccagcccGGGGGAAACGCCGAGTGTCCCAGTCCCTCCCCGCCTGCCTTGCAACCCCCAAGAAATAAAAATCCAACCCCTGGGACTCAGAGAAGGGCCTCACCTCAGGGACGAGGCTGCCACCCCATGActgggctcctgcccccttttaactcccctccccccaaatcagcTCCTTCCTCTGTGCAAgcgccaccctctgcccccatttctaGCTAAAAGCAGGAAACTCAGGGAGCCCGGCTcctgtctgctggctgggttgcagccctgcagctccccggtGGCCAGGGAAGGGTGGGGCCGTGCGGCAGAAGGTCGGGGTTGCACCACGCAGCAGCCCTGACCCTCAGTTGGGGCTGGAAAGGGGGGGAAGATTGAGGGGCGTGGTCTCAGGGAAGGGGAgtggcttcaggtggaaggggcggagcttttGCTGCCTTCCCCAGTTCGGCTGTCTCCTGCCGCCTACGGCTGGGACTGCTCAGGCCAAGGAAGTGCCCCCGAGGGACCCAGCAGCCTGGAGTGACTCAGAGCAGCTCTGCGCTGGGGGAGAACGTCGACGCCGGACCCGCGACTCCAGCCACGAGAATTCCCTTCCCGCCGACGAGGCGCCCTCAGTGTGCGATTGAGAGGGTCCTCGCTAGACCAGCTCAATCGCATGCTGGAAGATCGACCCTGCAGCCTCGATTTCCCCAGGAGTGCAGATCAGGGCGGAGCTGCCAGCCAgtttgggcagggccgggccagcGCTAGCGGGGACCACTTGGGGTGTTCCCAGCCTCGCTGGAGCAGAGAGgtatctcctcctccctccccgctgcctcagCCCGGCTGGGGGAATCGCTCGGTTCTCCCTGCTgagctcccctctcctctctggctgggctgggatCCTCTCCGGCCTGGGCCGGCACCGGGCAGATGGTCAGGGGAGCCGCGTTGAGACCGGGACTGAAGAAAGGGCGCAGCGTCCCGGAGAAGGTGTCGGTGAAGGTGAAGAGATGGGACCCGTCAGTCACATTGTAAAACGAGACCTCGCCCGCCTCGTAGTCCAGGAAAACCCCCACCCggctgggcctggcgctcacggaGATAGGGGTTAGGGGCCAGGTGAGGGCCTTGTATTCCCTGTCCCCCAGTGATATGAGCCAGTATCCGGCCCCAGGTGATGATGTGACtgtccccttcctgctcacagattcCCTGCAAACCCCCAGGTCCCAGGCAGGCttgtcccccacctccacctcccagtaacacCTCCCGCCCACAAACCCCTCGGCGCCCAGCACACAGACACAAAGATCAAATCTCTCGGGGGTGTCGGGCAGATCCTGGCGCGTGTCTCCGAGTCTCACACGTTTccgatcctcagacaggacgaggttgggatgagccgtgtctggatccagcgtcacgtccactggggagagagtcacagagtcagggccgggggcaggggcgggtccTTGGGGTCAGCAGGAAATTAACCTGCCTCCCCGTTAATTGCTGTACATGGGAATTGGGGGGGGTGATGCCTGTGGGAAGTCAGGCCCCTCTTcctgagggaaagggcaggactgggggggttGGAAGGTGATgatgagggaggggcaggggatggggcaggctgatgctgggagaggaaaggggaggggcagagggggtggaAGGCAGAGGACAGAGGCAGGTGCAAGGGCAATGGGAGCAGGAGAAGTGGGCACCTTGAGGCTGGAGGGGGGTAAAGGGAGGGCAGGttccagggggctgcaggggtgaGGGAGGGCCAGGCACAGCCCTCAGGGAAGCCAGGGTACCAGGCAGCAGAGTTAGTGGTCAGAGCTCCAACAGGCCATGGAACCAAGGGGAGGGACGGGTGCCAGGACAGGGGATGAGCAGTGGGGCAGGTGCCAGGGTCGTAGGGGGGAGA encodes the following:
- the LOC142823158 gene encoding E3 ubiquitin-protein ligase TRIM39-like; its protein translation is MATSAPSGSGEQREEGRQPPVPTSLAGRELEDAICNICEGSVTDPVTFECGHSCCRGCLGQRRAGMEVASCPRCEGTCQEGASRDSTQGAQETPARRGQVRRQEPAPSAAEPTVARGVPGMTEIPREFTVDVTLDPDTAHPNLVLSEDRKRVRLGDTRQDLPDTPERFDLCVCVLGAEGFVGGRCYWEVEVGDKPAWDLGVCRESVSRKGTVTSSPGAGYWLISLGDREYKALTWPLTPISVSARPSRVGVFLDYEAGEVSFYNVTDGSHLFTFTDTFSGTLRPFFSPGLNAAPLTICPVPAQAGEDPSPAREERGAQQGEPSDSPSRAEAAGREEEIPLCSSEAGNTPSGPR